One genomic region from Clostridiales bacterium encodes:
- a CDS encoding PadR family transcriptional regulator, giving the protein MAESDLIRGNVDTIILKILYEGDRYGYDLIRQINARSDGQWEIKQPTVYACLKRLEKQGFISSYWDNAESDGGRRKYYSLTDSGREVFLKYKNEFERTTALFGELITGNEPAVFIQPDNDFSDVEDDGYALPKRKPKPRPKKPKEEAAPLPPIEEQASPVIDEPIIEETEQEAAEPVVSYEPEPEKFVQTDIFSLTQTEEAETEAADEPAEILDEDETADEFNNEYGQAEEPDEQEIPQTVTALDPRSIIDRCYNNERGRSYADEYRRYEEAPTKATRPTPPPPAPVQTQQPAPVVHTEPPAPIPQPAPPAPVQTAMPAPAQSKQVYTPPREDIGFSIAEEESPARREYKTVLSDLVDRSQIARPAVREQPVQAEQAAIAAAEEPTDERFARIRQAALDMGNDVQIREHNNSAREYTRRYRYYSNRLLMTHYTIMCASMFLVGLILFLTFYVGLKMRMKYDYVLYIVAGLFPILLFITAVIRFAGDPDRTKRINVNFKFSIIIRCVVMVQVAVVIYCLNLIWGMPIAFSVAYVPSLVIPLAYALFIPISEVIFMSLLKTGNYADGTIEYVAEDAQ; this is encoded by the coding sequence ATGGCTGAAAGCGATTTAATTCGTGGTAACGTCGACACCATTATACTTAAAATATTATACGAAGGCGACCGCTACGGCTATGATCTTATAAGGCAGATCAATGCAAGGAGCGACGGACAGTGGGAAATCAAACAGCCCACCGTTTACGCGTGCCTCAAAAGATTGGAAAAGCAAGGGTTTATCTCGTCCTATTGGGATAACGCCGAATCGGACGGCGGCAGGCGCAAGTATTACTCGCTCACCGACAGCGGCAGAGAGGTTTTCCTTAAATATAAAAACGAGTTCGAGCGCACTACCGCGCTTTTCGGCGAGCTTATTACGGGCAACGAACCTGCGGTGTTCATTCAGCCCGATAATGATTTTTCGGACGTGGAGGACGACGGCTACGCGCTACCTAAGCGCAAGCCCAAGCCCCGTCCCAAAAAGCCGAAAGAGGAAGCCGCGCCCCTCCCCCCTATCGAGGAACAGGCGTCGCCCGTTATTGACGAACCTATTATAGAAGAAACCGAGCAGGAAGCGGCCGAGCCCGTCGTAAGCTACGAGCCCGAGCCCGAAAAGTTCGTTCAGACCGATATATTCTCTCTTACTCAAACCGAGGAAGCGGAAACGGAAGCGGCGGACGAGCCTGCCGAGATTTTGGACGAGGACGAAACTGCCGACGAGTTCAATAACGAATACGGACAAGCCGAAGAACCCGACGAGCAAGAAATACCGCAAACGGTGACTGCGCTCGATCCGCGGTCTATAATAGATAGGTGCTATAACAACGAACGAGGCAGGAGCTATGCCGACGAGTACCGCAGGTACGAGGAAGCGCCGACCAAGGCAACTCGGCCCACTCCCCCGCCGCCCGCACCCGTTCAGACCCAACAACCCGCGCCGGTGGTTCATACCGAGCCGCCCGCGCCAATACCTCAGCCTGCGCCGCCCGCACCCGTTCAAACGGCAATGCCCGCGCCCGCGCAGAGCAAGCAGGTATATACTCCGCCGCGCGAGGACATAGGATTCAGCATTGCCGAGGAAGAGAGCCCTGCGCGCCGCGAGTACAAGACCGTTCTTTCGGACCTGGTAGACAGGTCGCAGATCGCCCGACCTGCCGTGCGCGAACAGCCCGTTCAAGCTGAGCAAGCGGCGATCGCAGCCGCCGAGGAGCCGACCGACGAGAGGTTTGCGCGTATTCGCCAAGCCGCGCTCGATATGGGCAACGACGTTCAGATCCGCGAGCATAACAATTCGGCACGGGAATACACCAGACGGTACAGGTATTACAGCAATCGCCTACTCATGACGCACTACACCATTATGTGCGCGTCCATGTTCCTTGTAGGACTTATACTGTTCCTTACGTTCTACGTCGGCTTGAAAATGAGAATGAAGTACGACTACGTTTTGTATATCGTTGCGGGACTGTTCCCTATTCTTCTGTTCATAACGGCGGTAATACGGTTTGCGGGCGATCCCGACCGCACGAAGCGGATAAACGTCAACTTTAAGTTCTCGATCATTATTCGCTGTGTGGTCATGGTGCAGGTCGCCGTCGTTATCTACTGCTTGAACCTTATTTGGGGTATGCCTATCGCGTTCTCGGTAGCGTACGTTCCATCGCTCGTTATTCCGCTCGCCTACGCACTGTTTATCCCGATCAGCGAAGTGATCTTCATGTCGCTGTTAAAGACGGGCAACTACGCCGACGGCACTATCGAATACGTTGCGGAAGATGCACAATGA
- a CDS encoding tyrosine-type recombinase/integrase, which translates to MSSTYFDQRNEKTLAAIADVLDTLPDFAREFNVGISMRTMPLTRLGYLRDIRVFCDYLTRYRFRDKQIVELTLRDLERVTPTDVEAFIDYLSSYTLDGKKHSCKEHAKERKVSSLRALFKYFYKKEKLPLDIMTKVDTPKIHQKPIIRLDVNEVVDILDEAENGDNLTGRQKSFHEKTAVRDEAMLSLFLGTGIRISECVGLNRTDIIFSDNSFVVTRKGGSTSILYFSEEVADALRKYIDWLDNQILEKTPFGKRVTDHDALFISNKGTRITPRAVELMVKKYAKVTTPFKKITPHKLRSTYGTTLYHETHDIFVVADVLGHKDVNTTRKHYAAMSDEIRRDVVNKVKLRDRDDDDE; encoded by the coding sequence ATGAGTTCTACCTATTTCGACCAAAGAAACGAGAAAACACTTGCGGCGATCGCCGACGTGCTCGATACCCTGCCAGACTTCGCAAGAGAGTTTAACGTAGGCATATCGATGCGGACGATGCCGCTTACAAGGCTCGGATATCTTCGTGATATTCGGGTCTTTTGCGATTATCTCACGCGCTACCGCTTCCGCGACAAGCAGATAGTAGAGCTTACCTTGAGAGATCTCGAACGCGTAACGCCCACCGACGTCGAGGCATTTATCGATTATCTTTCGTCGTACACGCTGGACGGCAAAAAGCACAGCTGCAAGGAGCACGCCAAGGAGCGCAAGGTTTCGTCGCTCCGCGCGCTGTTTAAGTATTTCTATAAAAAGGAAAAACTGCCGCTCGACATCATGACCAAGGTCGACACGCCCAAGATCCACCAAAAGCCGATCATTCGGTTGGACGTGAACGAGGTCGTCGATATTCTCGACGAGGCGGAGAACGGCGATAATCTTACGGGGCGGCAAAAAAGCTTTCACGAAAAGACCGCCGTGCGCGACGAGGCTATGCTGTCGTTGTTCCTCGGCACGGGCATTCGTATAAGCGAGTGCGTGGGGCTTAACCGCACCGATATTATTTTTTCCGATAACAGCTTCGTCGTTACGCGCAAGGGCGGAAGCACCTCGATTTTGTATTTCTCCGAGGAAGTCGCGGACGCGCTGCGCAAGTATATCGATTGGCTGGATAACCAGATCCTCGAAAAAACTCCGTTCGGTAAGCGCGTGACCGATCATGACGCACTGTTCATTTCCAACAAAGGCACGCGCATTACCCCGCGCGCCGTCGAGCTGATGGTCAAGAAGTACGCCAAGGTAACTACCCCGTTCAAGAAGATTACGCCGCACAAGCTGCGCAGTACTTACGGCACTACGCTCTATCACGAAACGCATGATATTTTCGTAGTCGCCGACGTGCTCGGGCATAAGGACGTCAACACCACGCGCAAGCATTACGCCGCTATGAGCGACGAGATCCGCCGCGACGTCGTTAATAAAGTCAAGCTCCGCGATAGAGATGACGACGATGAGTGA
- the thrS gene encoding threonine--tRNA ligase, whose translation MNITLKDGSVIEVENGVTAYEVAKRISDNLYRAALVARVNGELVDLKTPLTNDCTLEILTYRDDDGKTVYRHTAAHILAQAIKNVYPAAQLAIGPATATGFYYDVDLPFAITMDDLEAVENEMNEIIAADLPIERVTVTRKSALAQMQGFGEGYKMQLIDELPARSKISLYRQGNFVDLCRGPHLPSTGKVKHVKLIQLAGAYWKGDEHNKMLTRIYGVAFEKKSEVEEYLEKLAEAKKRDHNKLGRDMQLFMTEERVGQGLPLFMPKGAKMMQIMQRFVEDEEERRGYMLTKTPYMAKSDLYKLSGHWDHYRDGMFIIGDEVMDDEVLALRPMTCPFQYMIYKNGLKSYRDLPCRYAETSTLFRNESSGEMHGLTRVRQFTLADGHTVCTPEQLEDEFKSCLDLCEYMLSVFGLRNDIFYRFSRWDPKDKEKYINEPKKWKAAEDTMKRILDDLGVEYVEGIGEAAFYGPKLDIQSRNVYGKVDTLLTIQIDMFLAERFDMTYIDENGEKKTPYIIHRSSIGCYERTLALLIEKFGGAFPLWISPEQVRVMSLTERTADKCKEITDELKRRGILATLDNRNEKIGYKIREAQVDKVPYMLIIGDKEAESGMVSVRHRNDNLGVMTFDEFYVKIRTEIDTKAIN comes from the coding sequence CGATCTCAAAACGCCGCTTACGAACGATTGCACGCTCGAAATATTGACCTACCGCGACGACGACGGCAAGACCGTTTACCGCCACACCGCCGCGCACATACTCGCGCAGGCGATAAAGAACGTATATCCCGCGGCTCAGCTTGCGATAGGTCCCGCGACGGCGACGGGGTTCTACTACGACGTAGACCTTCCGTTCGCCATAACCATGGACGATCTCGAAGCGGTCGAGAACGAAATGAACGAGATAATCGCTGCTGACCTGCCTATCGAGCGTGTAACAGTCACGCGCAAGTCCGCGCTCGCGCAAATGCAGGGCTTCGGCGAGGGCTACAAGATGCAGCTTATTGACGAGCTTCCCGCGCGCAGCAAGATCTCGCTCTACCGTCAGGGCAACTTCGTCGATCTTTGTCGCGGTCCGCACCTGCCGTCGACGGGCAAGGTCAAGCACGTAAAGCTTATCCAGCTCGCGGGCGCGTACTGGAAAGGCGACGAGCATAACAAAATGCTCACGCGCATTTACGGCGTGGCGTTCGAGAAGAAATCCGAAGTCGAGGAATACCTCGAAAAACTCGCCGAAGCGAAGAAGCGCGACCACAACAAGCTCGGGCGCGATATGCAGCTTTTCATGACCGAGGAGCGCGTCGGTCAGGGCTTGCCGTTGTTCATGCCCAAGGGCGCGAAAATGATGCAGATAATGCAGCGGTTCGTCGAGGACGAGGAAGAACGCCGCGGGTATATGCTCACTAAGACCCCGTACATGGCAAAGAGCGATCTTTACAAGCTTTCGGGTCACTGGGATCACTACCGCGACGGTATGTTCATAATCGGCGACGAGGTGATGGACGACGAAGTGCTTGCGCTCCGTCCCATGACCTGTCCGTTCCAATACATGATTTATAAGAACGGCTTAAAGAGCTATCGCGACCTGCCGTGCCGCTATGCCGAAACGAGTACGCTGTTCCGCAACGAGTCGAGCGGCGAAATGCACGGGCTTACGCGCGTAAGACAGTTCACGCTCGCCGACGGGCATACCGTATGTACGCCCGAACAGCTCGAAGACGAGTTTAAGAGCTGTCTCGATCTTTGCGAATATATGCTGAGCGTATTCGGCTTGCGCAACGATATTTTCTATCGTTTCTCGCGCTGGGACCCGAAAGACAAGGAAAAGTATATCAACGAGCCCAAGAAATGGAAGGCGGCGGAAGATACTATGAAGCGTATCCTCGACGATCTCGGCGTGGAGTACGTGGAAGGTATAGGCGAAGCGGCGTTCTACGGTCCGAAGCTCGATATCCAGTCGCGCAACGTTTACGGCAAGGTCGATACGCTCTTAACCATTCAGATAGATATGTTCCTCGCCGAGCGGTTCGACATGACCTATATCGACGAGAACGGCGAAAAGAAAACACCGTACATTATACACCGCAGCTCGATCGGCTGCTACGAGCGCACGCTTGCGCTTCTTATAGAGAAGTTCGGCGGCGCGTTCCCGCTGTGGATCTCGCCCGAACAGGTGCGCGTAATGTCGCTTACCGAGCGCACCGCCGACAAGTGCAAGGAGATAACCGACGAGCTTAAACGCCGCGGCATACTCGCAACCCTCGACAACCGCAACGAGAAGATAGGCTATAAGATCCGCGAAGCGCAGGTAGATAAAGTTCCGTATATGCTCATAATAGGCGATAAGGAAGCGGAGAGCGGCATGGTCTCCGTCCGTCACCGCAACGATAACCTCGGCGTTATGACTTTCGACGAGTTCTACGTTAAGATCAGAACGGAAATCGACACGAAAGCGATTAATTAG